In Halosimplex halophilum, the genomic stretch CCGTCGACCGCGAGTGGTTCGTCGACGAGGACGACGAGGAGGACGACGAGGACGACTCCGGCGGCCGCTTCGGCCTGTTCGGCTGACCGGCCGTCCGAACCGGCCCACCGCCCGCGGCCGGCGAACCCACCCGTCCCGCCGCACCCGCCTCCGCTCGAACGCGCCGGCCGCGCCCGGCCACATTCGTCATTCCTATATCCGCCGCTCGAAAACCGGGGAGTATGTATCTCTCCCTGCGCTCGGAGGTCGAGGACGCCCTGCGCACGGCGCTGTCGGCCCTCGAGCTGCCGACCGAGGACCTGGGCATCGAGCGCCCGCCCGAGGACGTCGACGCCGCCGTCGCCTCCAGCGTCGCCTTCCGCCTGGCGGGCGAGGTCGGCGCGCCGCCGCCGCAGGTGGCCGCCGACGTGGCGAGCGAGATCGACCCCGCCGACTACGACTACCTCGGCCGGGTCGACACCCAGGGGCCCTACGTCAACTTCTTCCCCAGCGACCGCTACCTCGCCGAGACCGTCGAGCGCGCCCAGGCCGAGGGGTACGGCCGGCTGGACGACCGCGACACCTCCGTCGTCGTCGAGCACACCTCGGCCAACCCCACCGGTCCGGTCCACGTCGGCCGCGCCCGCAACCCCATCGTCGGCGACGCGCTCGCCCGCGTGCTCGAGTTCGCCGGCTACGACGTGGACACCCACTACTACGTCAACGACGCCGGCCGCCAGGTCGCCGTGTTCACCTGGGCCTACGAGACCTTCGACGAGAGCGACCTGCCCGAGCCCGAGCGCGACAAGCCCGACTACGACCTCGTCCGCTACTACCGCAAGGGCAACGCCTACCTCGACGAGGCGCCCGACTCCGAGGTCGAGGCCGCCGAGGCCGAGATCGAGGCCATCATGCAGGGCCTGGAGGACGGCGACGAGGCGACCTACGAGCGGGTCAGCGAGGTCGTCGACGGGGTGCTGAACGGGATGACCCAGACCTTGGGGCGGCTGCCCGCCGAGTTCGACGAGTTCGTCAAGGAGACGCGGTTCATGCGCGACGGGTCGACCGGCGACGTGGTCGAGCGCCTGCAGGCCCTCGACGAGGCCGTCTACGAGGACGACGCCTGGCAACTGGACCTGCCGGGCTTCGACAAGAACCTCGTCTTCCTGCGCTCGGACGGCACGACGCTGTACACGACGCGGGACATCGCCCACCACGAGTGGAAGTTCGAGGAGTACGACCGCGCCGTGACGGTCATCGGCGAGGACCACAAGCTCACCTTCGACCAGCTCAACGAGACGCTGGAGCTGCTGGGCCGCGACACCGACCGGCTGGACCAGGTGTTCTACTCGTGGGTGAACCTCCCCGGCGGCGAGGGGATGTCCACCCGCGAGGGGACCGGCGTCGACCTCGACGACCTGCTCGACGAGGCCATCGACCGCGCCCGCGAGGAGGTCGAGGACCGGCTGGACGACCGCCTGCGCGACGACGACCTCGACGCCGATGACGTCGAGCGCATCGCCGAACAGGTCGGGACCGGCGCCGTGCGCTACGACATCGTCTCCAAGCAGCCGACCAAGTCGATCACCTTCGAGTGGGAGCGGGCGCTGGACTTCGAGGCGCAGTCGGCGCCGTACGTCCAGTACGTCCACGCACGCGCCTGCGGCATCCTCGACGAGGCCGAGAGCGAGGGGCTCGACCCCGCCGACGCGGTCGACCCCGACCTGCTCGCCACCGACGCCGAGCGGGACCTCCTCCGGACGATCGCCCGCTTCCCCGCGGTCGTCGAGGAGGCCGGCGAGGAACTGGAACCGCACCGCGTCGCCACCTACACGCGGACGTTCGCCGAGCAGTTCAACGCCTTCTACCGGGAGTGTCCCGTGCTGACGGCCGACGACGAACCGACCCGCCGCGCGCGACTCGCGCTGGTCGCCGCGGCCCGCGAGACGGTCGGCAACGCCCTCGGCCTGCTGGGCGTCGCCGCGCCGGACTCGATGTAAGCCGCCGGGAACCTCGCCGCCCGTCTCGGTCTGTCGCCGCTCACAGCCCGCCGAGCGCGATCAGGACGCCCGCCAGCGTCGCCAGCGCGAGCACCACGAAGACGAACACCCACCAGCCGGGCACGTCGCCGTCGGCGCCGTCGCGCGCGCTCATCGTCCGATCACCACGGCGCCGGCGCTCGCGGGACTCCGCCGAGTCGTTGCCATCGCCGGATCAATTCACAGCGTACTGACTAATAGCTGCTGGCCGCGCTCTCGCCGACCGGCACCTATCTGGTTAGGTACGACGCTGAGGGCGGGTCGGCGCGTGGGTCGAGTGTGAGCGGACTCGCCGCGCTCTCGTCGTGGCTGGCGGTCGGGTCGCTGGCCGCGGCGGGGGGAACGGCCGCGCTGGTCGCCTACCTGTGGCGCCACCTCGGCAAGCCGGGGGCGGGCTGGTTCGTCGCGACGCTGGTCGCGCAGACGCTGTTCTGTCTGCTGGCGGGGCTGTCGCTGACCGTCGGGGACCCGGGTGCGCGACTCGT encodes the following:
- the argS gene encoding arginine--tRNA ligase, giving the protein MYLSLRSEVEDALRTALSALELPTEDLGIERPPEDVDAAVASSVAFRLAGEVGAPPPQVAADVASEIDPADYDYLGRVDTQGPYVNFFPSDRYLAETVERAQAEGYGRLDDRDTSVVVEHTSANPTGPVHVGRARNPIVGDALARVLEFAGYDVDTHYYVNDAGRQVAVFTWAYETFDESDLPEPERDKPDYDLVRYYRKGNAYLDEAPDSEVEAAEAEIEAIMQGLEDGDEATYERVSEVVDGVLNGMTQTLGRLPAEFDEFVKETRFMRDGSTGDVVERLQALDEAVYEDDAWQLDLPGFDKNLVFLRSDGTTLYTTRDIAHHEWKFEEYDRAVTVIGEDHKLTFDQLNETLELLGRDTDRLDQVFYSWVNLPGGEGMSTREGTGVDLDDLLDEAIDRAREEVEDRLDDRLRDDDLDADDVERIAEQVGTGAVRYDIVSKQPTKSITFEWERALDFEAQSAPYVQYVHARACGILDEAESEGLDPADAVDPDLLATDAERDLLRTIARFPAVVEEAGEELEPHRVATYTRTFAEQFNAFYRECPVLTADDEPTRRARLALVAAARETVGNALGLLGVAAPDSM